CGACGATGGTGACGTCGTGAGAGCGAGCTTGGGTCATGATGTCGGGGGAGGAGCGCGCCGGTCCGCGCGCTCCGGGAGGGGGCTCGAGGGGGGGTGACTAGGCCGACGCCCGGCCGTTGCTCTTCGACTTCGACGGCGTCTTCGTGGCGCCCTTCTTCTCGGCCGTCTTCGCCGCGGCCTTGGGCTTCGCCTCGGCCTTGGGTGCGCTGGGTGCGGGCTTGGGCGCGGCCTTGGGCTTGGGCTCGGACGACGCGCCGGCCTCGGCCGACCCGCCTTCTCCCTCGTCACCCGCGGCGCCGGCGAGGCCCGCCTCGTCCTCCTCGGGCACCTCTTGCTTGAAGCCGCAGTCCTTCGTCGCGCAGACGAGCATCGGCTTCTTGCCCGCGGTGCGCGTCACGAACTTGGCGCCGCAGGTCGGGCACGGCGTCGCGACGGGCCTCGCCCAGAGCTTGAAGTCGCACTTCTGCTCGGCGTTGAAGTTCGAGCAGCCGTAGAACGTGCGCCCGCCCTTCTTGCGCGGACGAACCTCGATGAGGTCGCCGCCGCACTGCGGACAAGCGACGCCGAGGGGCACGGGGCGCGCGTTCTTGCAGGCCGGGTAGCCGGTGCAGGAGAGGAAGTCACCGTAACGGCCGGTGCGGATCACCATGGGCTTGCCGCACTTGTCGCAGGTGATGTCCGTCTCGCGCACGGCCTGCGCGTTCGCGGAGAGGTCGCGCGTGGCCTTGCACTTGGGGTAACGGCTGCAGCTCAAGAAGTAGCCGTTTTTGCCCCACTTCTTGATCATCTCGCCTTCGCCGCACTCCTCGCACGGCTCGCCCGTCTTCTCCGACGGCGGCTTCCAGGAGGCGAGCTTCTTCGCGGGCTCGAGCTGCTGGCGGAAGCGCTTGTAAAAACGCTTGAGGAGCTGCTCGCGCTTGAGGGAGCCGGCGCCGACCTCGTCGAGCTCCTCCTCCATCTGCGCGGTGAAGTTCGGATCCATGAAGTCGAGGTTCGAGCGCACGAGGCCCTCGACCACGAACCTCCCGAGCTCGGTCGGCTGGAACGCGCCGCCGGAGAGCTTCTCCACGTACGCGCGCTGCTGCACCTTGCTGATGATCTCGGCGTACGTCGAAGGCCGGCCGATGCCGCGCTTCTCGAGCTCACGCACGAGCGAGCCTTCGTTGTACCGCGGCGGCGGCTGCGTGAACTTCTGATCCGTCACCACGCCGGGCGGCGCGGCGAGGCGGACGACGTCGCCCTCGTTCATCTCCGGCAGGAGCGCGTCGCTGTCCTCCTCGACCGGCGCGACGGCCTTCGCCGCGGCCGTGGCCTCCGCGCCCTCGCCCTCCGCGGCCGCGTCTTCCTCGCCCGCGAAATCACGTTGCCCCTCGGTGACCTCGAGCCAGCCCTTGTCCTTGAGCACGCGGCCCGTCGAGCGCAGCATGTACGTCTTGCGCGAGGCATCGGCGCGCGTCGGCTCGGCCTGGATCTCGACCGTCGTCCGATCGTAGACGGCGGGCGTCATCTGCGAGGCGACGAAGCGGTTCCAGATGAGCTTGTACAGCTTGTACTGCTCGTCCTTGAGGTGCTTCTTGACCGACTCCGGGTGCAGGTTGACGTCCGTCGGCCGGATCGCCTCGTGCGCGTCCTGCGCGTTCTTCTTGGACTTGTAGACGTTCGGTTTGTCCGGAACGAAGGACTTGCCGTACCGCTTCTCGATCGCCTCGCGGACCTCGGTGATGGCGTCGTCGCTGACGCGCGTCGAGTCGGTACGGATGTAGGTGATGAGGCCGACCGGGCCGCCGTCCTGCTTGAGGTCGACGCCTTCGTAGAGGGCCTGCGCGACCTGCATCGTGCGCTTCGTGCCGAAGTGCAGGATGTTCGTCGCGTCCTGCTGGAGCTTCGAGGTCGTGTACGGCGCGGGCGGGTTGCGCCTCTGCTCGCGGCGCGTGACCTTCGCGACCTTGCAGCTCGCGCTCTCGAGATCGGCGCGCACGAAGGCCGCCGTCTCGCCGTTCCTCACCTCGAGCTTCTCGCCCTCGGCCGCGGCGAGCTTGGCGACGAAGGACGCGCCGCTCGGCGCCGAGAGGCCCACCGAGACGTTCCAGTACTCCTCGGGGACGAACGCGTCGATCTCACGCTCGCGATCGACGATGAGCCGCAGCGCCACGGACTGCACGCGGCCCGCGGAGAGGCCGAAGGCGAGCTTCGACCAGACGAGCGCCGAGACGTCGTAGCCCACGATGCGGTCGAGCACGCGGCGAGCGCGCTGCGCGTCGTAGAGGTTGAGGTCGAGCGGCCGCGGGTGCTGCACGCCGTGGTCGACGCCCTTCTTCGTGATCTCGTGGAACTCCACCCGCTCGACCCGGAGCTTGTCGTCCCGGATCTCCTCGGAGATGTGCCACGCGATCGCCTCGCCTTCGCGATCAGGGTCGGTCGCCAGGAGCACGGCGTCCACCTTCTTGGCCGCGTCTTTCAGCTCCTGGAGGATCTTCTCCTTGCCGGCGATGACCTCGTACTTCTCGGTGAAGTCGTTCGCGACGTCGACGGCGTTCTGGTTCTTGGGCAAATCCTTCAAATGCCCCTTGGAGGCGACGACGTCGTACCCCGAGCCGAGGTACTTCTTGATCGTCTTCGCCTTGGCCGGCGACTCCACGATGACGAGCGTCTTGGCCATCAGTTCCTTCTGAGCGAGCTGTTTGCGTGAGGACGAGGGGTACAACCGCCGGGCCCGGCCGGCTCCCGAAACGAGCAAGAGGGCCCATCTAGCGCTTGCCCCGCCGGTAGGAGCCGGCGGGGCCCTCTACTACTACGGCCTGTAGTGTCAACGTCAAGAGCGCCCCAGCGACCGCAGGAAGAGGCGCCCCGACCGTATCGCAAATCACGTCCAGGTGCGTAGGGGTATCCCCCAGCACTCCAAGAACGGCCTTTTCGAGAGGACCGAAGGTCCCTTCGAAGGGGAGGGGGAGCGCCCGAGGGGGCCCGGGTTCCCTCTCCGTACGTCGCCTGCGCGGAGGAGGGTGATGCCCCATGGCGCCGAGGACGTCCGCCGCACAGGTGACCGCGCGGGCCCCCATGGCTAGCTCCTCCGCGCAGCCCGCGCCAGCCTCGGTCCACGGCGGATGCGGGACGACGAGCAGCGGTCGACCGAGCTTACGCGCAGCCGCAGCCGCCGAACGAGCGCCACTCTTGAGCCCGGCCTCGACGACGACGGTCACACGCGTGAGGGCTGCGAGGACGTGATTGCGCGCGAGAAAATGCTGAGGCCTCGGGGGGATCGTGTCGGGCAAGCGCGAGAGGAGCGCGCCGCCGGCGGCGAGGACACGATCGAAGAGAGGGACGTGCTCCCGCGGGTACGGGCGATCGAGCCCGGCGCCCGTGACGACGACGGTGCGCCCGCCGGCCTCGAGCGTGGCCTCGTGCGCGGCCGCGTCGACCCCGAACGCGCCGCCGGACCAGACGGCGAAGCCGGCCGCGACGAGATCGTGGACGAGCGCCCGCGTGAAGGCGCAGGCCTCGGCGCTGGCCTCGCGGCGGCCAACGACGGCGACGGCGGGCAAGGTCGGGAGCGCGCCGCGCAGGTACAAGGTCGGAGGCGCGCGCTCGGCGGTGGCGAGGTCGCGGAGGGCGGCAGGATAGTCGGGCGCATCGGGCGCGAGGACGACGGTGGAGGGCACGCACGTCCATCGACGGGAGGCGGCGGGAGTTGCGTGGAATCGTTCAGCGCTCGCGCGTGACGGGCCGGAACGGCTGGACGAGGACCAAGCCGGAGCCCTCGCGCATGAAGACGGAGAGGTGTCCGCTGAAGGGCTCGAGGAAGGTGAAGCAGTCGTGCTCGCCGCCGATGACGGCCGTCGGCCCCGCGCGAGCATCCTGCGCGACGATACGCACGGGGCCTGGTTCGCCGGTCGTGAGGAAGAGATCGAGCTCGACGACGCCGAGGCCACCCTGCGCGACGACGGTGAGGCAAGCCCCCGCGGAAAACGAGACGGGCACGGAAGCACGTTGCCCCTCGGCGAGGGTCGCGCCGAGGCGAGGCCCCTCGGCAGACATGCCGGCGGTCTCGCCGCGCACGGAGCCATCGAGCGCGAGCACGAGGACACGCGAAGGACGGACGTCCGTGCGAAGGGGGAGCGGAGGAAGCAGGTAACGCTCGAGGAAGAGGCGCGCGGCCTCGGGATCGGGGACGGGCGCAGGTTCGTCGGGGGCGCGGAGGGCAGAGGCAGG
This DNA window, taken from Polyangium spumosum, encodes the following:
- the topA gene encoding type I DNA topoisomerase, with protein sequence MAKTLVIVESPAKAKTIKKYLGSGYDVVASKGHLKDLPKNQNAVDVANDFTEKYEVIAGKEKILQELKDAAKKVDAVLLATDPDREGEAIAWHISEEIRDDKLRVERVEFHEITKKGVDHGVQHPRPLDLNLYDAQRARRVLDRIVGYDVSALVWSKLAFGLSAGRVQSVALRLIVDREREIDAFVPEEYWNVSVGLSAPSGASFVAKLAAAEGEKLEVRNGETAAFVRADLESASCKVAKVTRREQRRNPPAPYTTSKLQQDATNILHFGTKRTMQVAQALYEGVDLKQDGGPVGLITYIRTDSTRVSDDAITEVREAIEKRYGKSFVPDKPNVYKSKKNAQDAHEAIRPTDVNLHPESVKKHLKDEQYKLYKLIWNRFVASQMTPAVYDRTTVEIQAEPTRADASRKTYMLRSTGRVLKDKGWLEVTEGQRDFAGEEDAAAEGEGAEATAAAKAVAPVEEDSDALLPEMNEGDVVRLAAPPGVVTDQKFTQPPPRYNEGSLVRELEKRGIGRPSTYAEIISKVQQRAYVEKLSGGAFQPTELGRFVVEGLVRSNLDFMDPNFTAQMEEELDEVGAGSLKREQLLKRFYKRFRQQLEPAKKLASWKPPSEKTGEPCEECGEGEMIKKWGKNGYFLSCSRYPKCKATRDLSANAQAVRETDITCDKCGKPMVIRTGRYGDFLSCTGYPACKNARPVPLGVACPQCGGDLIEVRPRKKGGRTFYGCSNFNAEQKCDFKLWARPVATPCPTCGAKFVTRTAGKKPMLVCATKDCGFKQEVPEEDEAGLAGAAGDEGEGGSAEAGASSEPKPKAAPKPAPSAPKAEAKPKAAAKTAEKKGATKTPSKSKSNGRASA
- a CDS encoding DNA-protecting protein DprA; translated protein: MPSTVVLAPDAPDYPAALRDLATAERAPPTLYLRGALPTLPAVAVVGRREASAEACAFTRALVHDLVAAGFAVWSGGAFGVDAAAHEATLEAGGRTVVVTGAGLDRPYPREHVPLFDRVLAAGGALLSRLPDTIPPRPQHFLARNHVLAALTRVTVVVEAGLKSGARSAAAAARKLGRPLLVVPHPPWTEAGAGCAEELAMGARAVTCAADVLGAMGHHPPPRRRRTEREPGPPRALPLPFEGTFGPLEKAVLGVLGDTPTHLDVICDTVGAPLPAVAGALLTLTLQAVVVEGPAGSYRRGKR